A genomic stretch from Mastacembelus armatus chromosome 12, fMasArm1.2, whole genome shotgun sequence includes:
- the LOC113124652 gene encoding TNF receptor-associated factor 2-like, translated as MATQEPSPPSSIESNKPGFPKKILGNKLEDKHLCNCCHNILRRPFQAQCGHRFCSYCFNRTVSNGPQKCNACIKEDIFEDPTSILKQGCAFPDNAVRREVENLSAVCINESCTWTGSIKEYELNHEGKCEFMIIPCPSCKERIRFSEQERHNERECPERTLNCKYCKEPFHFKNIKAHDEICPKYPMICEGCAKKKIPREKYVDHIKFCSKFRTPCRFHVVGCDMSVEKEKIHDHERAYAYEHLNLLLHYIMGMKLQLHSEKTKVAELGRRCTELEVKAGTFENVVCVLNREVERFATTMEASNRQHKLDQDKIEALSNKVRQLERTVGLKDLTVAEMEGRLREMSATTFDGVFVWRISDFAKKRQDAIAGRAPAMFSPAFYTSKYGYKMCLRIYLNGDGTGRGSHLSLFFVVMKGLSDALLKWPFNQKVTLMLLDQSNREHIIDAFRPDVTSSSFQRPVSEMNIASGCPLFCPLSKLDAKNSYIRDDTIFIKAIVDLTGL; from the exons ATGGCCACACAGGAACCGTCTCCTCCTTCATCCATAGAGAGCAATAAACCCGGCTTCCCCAAGAAGATCCTGGGCAATAAGCTGGAGGACAAGCACCTGTGCAACTGCTGTCACAACATACTGAGACGACCGTTTCAAGCCCAGTGTGGACATCGCTTCTGTTCCTACTGCTTCAACCGGACTGTGAG TAATGGGCCGCAGAAATGCAATGCTTGCATTAAAGAAGATATTTTTGAGGATCCTACATCGATTTTGAAGCAAGGATGT GCTTTTCCTGACAACGCGGTTCGGAGGGAAGTGGAaaacctgtctgctgtttgcatCAATGAAAGCTGCACATGGACAGGCAGTATCAAAGAGTATGAG CTGAACCATGAGGGGAAGTGCGAGTTCATGATCATCCCCTGTCCCTCCTGTAAAGAACGAATTCGCTTCAGTGAACAGGAGCGTCATAATGAGAGAGAGTGCCCGGAGAGAACACTCAACTGCAAGTACTGCAAGGAGccatttcactttaaaaacatcaag GCACATGATGAGATCTGTCCCAAGTACCCAATGATCTGTGAAGGCTGTGCCAAGAAGAAAATACCCAGAGAAAAG taTGTGGACCATATCAAGTTCTGCAGCAAATTCAGAACTCCATGTCGATTTCATGTTGTGGGATGTGATATGTCT GTGGAGAAGGAAAAGATTCATGACCATGAGCGTGCTTATGCCTATGAGCACCTCAATCTGTTGCTGCATTACATTATGGGCATGAAA CTCCAGCTCCACAGCGAGAAGACCAAGGTGGCCGAACTGGGCCGCAGATGCACAGAGCTTGAAGTTAAAGCTGGCACCTTTGAAAATGTGGTGTGTGTCCTGAACAGAGAGGTGGAGAGGTTTGCCACCACCATGGAGGCCAGCAACCGTCAGCATAAACTGGACCAGGATAAGATTGAGGCTCTGAGTAATAAG GTGCGGCAACTGGAGAGGACAGTGGGGCTGAAGGACCTGACAGTTGCTGAGATGGAGGGCCGACTGAGGGAAATGTCTGCCACTACCTTTGATGGTGTCTTTGTCTGGAGGATCTCTGATTTTGCCAAAAAGAGACAGGATGCCATAGCAGGTCGAGCCCCTGCCATGTTTTCACCAG CCTTCTACACCAGTAAGTACGGCTATAAGATGTGTCTGCGGATCTATCTGAATGGAGATGGGACGGGGCGTGGCAGCCACTTGTCCTTGTTCTTTGTGGTTATGAAGGGACTGAGTGATGCCCTGCTCAAATGGCCATTTAACCAGAAG GTAACGCTGATGCTGCTGGACCAGAGCAACAGGGAGCACATCATCGATGCCTTTCGACCTGATgtcacttcctcctccttccagAGACCTGTGAGCGAGATGAACATCGCCAGCGGCTGTCCACTCTTCTGCCCACTTTCTAAGCTCGATGCCAAGAACTCTTACATCCGTGACGACACCATCTTCATCAAGGCGATCGTGGACCTCACCGGCCTCTAG